Within the Achromobacter spanius genome, the region GTCGACAAACTCGTCGGCCTGACGCCCGGCAGCAAAACTTTTGAAGTCCGCCACCAACGCGAAAAAGTCGCCGCCGCCACGCAAGGCAGCTACGACGCCCTGTTCGACCCGGCACTGCCCGGCCTGTCGCTCGCCGAACGCCTGCTGGTCGCGCTGTACGCCACCCGCATCAGCCCGTCGCCGCTCTTGGCCTCGCACTACCGCGCCCGCTTGGCGGAAACGGACGCAGCCCCCGCCGACATCGCCGTCGCAGAATCCGGCAAGCCGTCAGACGTCTCCACCCCGCGCCTGGCTGCCGTGTTGGAATTCACGCGCAAGCTGATCGAAAACCCCGTCGAAGGCGACGAAGCCGCGCTGAAGACCCTGCCCGCAGCAGGCGTCACCACGCCCGCGGTGGTCACCCTGTCGCAACTGATCGCCTTCCTGTCGTACCAGACCCGTCTGGTCGCAGGCTTGATCGCGATGAAAGACCTGGAAGGCCAAGCCCCCCGCGCCGCCGCCGTCCCGCCCGCGCCCTTCGAACCCAACACCGCCGCCACCGAACCCGGCGCCGTCATCAAGGCCCACGGCTTCACCAACGAAGTGCTGGAGTGGAAGGCATGGCTCGACGTCGTCAACGTCGACACCGCCACCCCGGAACAAGTCGCCGTCCTGGAAGAAAGCCACCCCAAGGCCAAGGTCTCGGACTACTACCTGTTTCTGGTCCACC harbors:
- a CDS encoding CMD domain protein encodes the protein MAQQPIVYDAVNDLVDKLVGLTPGSKTFEVRHQREKVAAATQGSYDALFDPALPGLSLAERLLVALYATRISPSPLLASHYRARLAETDAAPADIAVAESGKPSDVSTPRLAAVLEFTRKLIENPVEGDEAALKTLPAAGVTTPAVVTLSQLIAFLSYQTRLVAGLIAMKDLEGQAPRAAAVPPAPFEPNTAATEPGAVIKAHGFTNEVLEWKAWLDVVNVDTATPEQVAVLEESHPKAKVSDYYLFLVHQPEILRQRSTAFNAIMYAPGGLSRAERELGSTVVSRVNGCVYCASVHAQRFEQLAKRNEVIAQVFEDPYTAGTTARELAIAQFSIQITEAQADVNANSIQALKDAGLSEGEVLDLLHSDAIFAWANRLMLNLGEPVFATVG